In a genomic window of Pseudoxanthomonas sp. Root65:
- a CDS encoding DUF3488 and transglutaminase-like domain-containing protein produces MKPTDVPTLDSLSRRWTLAAAGACLLPLLIQLPPVLAFGIGATGVVLAVASWRRPLPGLLRALMALALVAAVMSVTGMQFGRDTGCALLAGMLAIKPTETRTLRDNRSLLGFALFAPFAAFLLDQGPLSMALGLASVLGALVALHRLADAEAVSLAGVARPLQQAREIGKLVAIGVPLVLAAFWLFPRFPSPLWGVPERALSKPGLSDDMSPGSYLDLVADESPALRVQFFGATPPTSQMYWRGPVLTDFDGRTWTRRAASPGMPPPATTRAAVSWDYQMDVEPSDRRDLVALDLPTATPDGAWMARDYSMATPAPLSSLTRWRLQSSRPTQFEADLPAWRRAQALQLPAGFNPRTRALGTQWRREAGGNDAAIVARALQWIRADFAYTLDTPFPGRDTVDEFLFDQQQGFCEHFSSSFVFLMRAAGVPARVVTGYTGGTYNPLGRYWVVRNMDAHAWAEVWMPQRGWVRVDPTAAVAPENIYDTLEDRLGAGGAVGAMAGLIGAENLGQVGDWLRRGWNDLVLGFDARRQSRLLERFGAKQLGGGALTALFGLFAMAALVWMGWLLARGERERDPLLRAWHRLGARYARHGLGREPHESPADWARRASAGRPQAAQALASLSRRFADARYAPNEGDHRALIEDLRRHRP; encoded by the coding sequence ATGAAACCCACTGACGTCCCCACCCTGGACAGCCTCAGTCGCCGCTGGACACTGGCGGCGGCCGGCGCCTGCCTGCTGCCGCTGCTGATCCAGTTGCCGCCGGTGCTGGCGTTCGGCATCGGTGCCACGGGCGTGGTGCTGGCCGTCGCATCGTGGCGCCGTCCCCTGCCCGGCCTGTTGCGCGCGTTGATGGCGCTGGCGCTGGTCGCGGCGGTGATGTCGGTGACCGGCATGCAGTTCGGTCGCGACACCGGCTGCGCCCTCCTCGCCGGCATGCTCGCGATCAAGCCGACGGAGACCCGCACGCTGCGCGACAACCGTAGCCTGCTCGGCTTCGCCCTGTTCGCGCCCTTCGCCGCCTTCCTGCTCGACCAGGGCCCGCTGAGCATGGCGCTGGGCCTGGCCAGTGTGCTGGGTGCCCTGGTTGCGCTGCATCGGCTCGCCGATGCCGAGGCGGTATCGCTGGCGGGCGTGGCGCGCCCGCTGCAGCAGGCGCGGGAGATCGGCAAGCTGGTCGCCATCGGCGTGCCGCTGGTGCTGGCGGCGTTCTGGCTGTTCCCGCGCTTCCCGTCGCCGCTGTGGGGCGTGCCGGAACGGGCCCTGTCGAAGCCCGGCCTCAGCGACGACATGTCGCCCGGCAGCTATCTCGACCTCGTCGCCGATGAGTCGCCGGCATTGCGCGTGCAGTTCTTCGGTGCCACGCCGCCCACCAGCCAGATGTACTGGCGCGGCCCGGTGCTGACGGATTTCGATGGCCGTACCTGGACGCGCCGCGCCGCTTCACCCGGCATGCCGCCACCCGCGACGACCCGCGCTGCGGTGAGCTGGGACTACCAGATGGACGTGGAACCCAGCGACCGCCGCGACCTGGTGGCGCTGGACCTGCCCACCGCGACGCCCGACGGCGCGTGGATGGCGCGCGACTACAGCATGGCGACGCCCGCGCCGCTCAGCTCGCTGACGCGCTGGCGCCTGCAGTCCTCGCGCCCGACGCAGTTCGAAGCGGACCTGCCGGCATGGCGACGTGCCCAGGCCCTGCAGCTGCCCGCGGGCTTCAATCCGCGCACGCGTGCGCTGGGCACGCAATGGCGTCGCGAGGCCGGCGGCAACGATGCGGCGATCGTCGCGCGCGCCCTGCAATGGATCCGCGCCGACTTCGCCTACACGCTGGACACGCCGTTTCCCGGCCGCGACACGGTCGACGAGTTCCTCTTCGACCAGCAGCAGGGGTTCTGCGAGCACTTCAGCTCGTCCTTCGTGTTCCTGATGCGCGCCGCGGGCGTCCCCGCGCGCGTGGTCACCGGCTATACCGGCGGCACCTACAACCCGCTCGGTCGCTACTGGGTGGTGCGCAACATGGATGCGCATGCGTGGGCGGAAGTGTGGATGCCGCAACGCGGCTGGGTGCGCGTGGACCCGACCGCGGCGGTCGCACCGGAAAACATCTACGACACGCTGGAAGATCGCCTGGGCGCCGGCGGCGCGGTGGGCGCCATGGCCGGCCTGATCGGGGCCGAGAACCTGGGCCAGGTGGGCGACTGGCTGCGTCGCGGCTGGAACGACCTGGTGCTGGGCTTCGACGCCCGACGCCAGTCGCGCCTGCTCGAGCGTTTCGGTGCCAAGCAGCTCGGCGGCGGCGCTCTGACGGCGCTGTTCGGCCTGTTCGCCATGGCGGCGCTGGTCTGGATGGGCTGGCTGCTGGCACGCGGTGAACGGGAGCGCGACCCGCTGCTTCGCGCCTGGCATCGTCTCGGTGCGCGTTATGCCCGGCACGGTCTGGGCCGCGAGCCGCACGAGAGCCCGGCCGACTGGGCGCGCCGGGCCTCCGCGGGACGTCCGCAGGCCGCGCAGGCACTGGCGTCGCTCAGCCGCCGTTTCGCCGATGCACGCTACGCTCCGAATGAGGGAGACCACCGCGCACTGATCGAAGACCTGCGCCGGCACCGCCCATAA